The region GTGATGGCTCGTTTTGTGCGTGCGTGATGTGCAGGTGTGCAAGCAGCTGTATGAAGTCATGATGCAACTTAGCGAACAACACGCCGACAAGATGTTCACCATCCAAGGAGCGCCGAGGTAAGGACGTCTTCTGAAATGGATCAACTCGGGTCCATTGATTGTATTGGCGAGTCGGGAAAGTTGGAGGTCACCAATTTCCATTTGGCCCTCGCAGCGATTCGGGTCCGCTGCGGCTGGCTCGGACGCCGTCGCCACCCGAAGACGAGAGTCCGCCCGAGAGTCCGGACGCCGCTTCCAATCACACACTGCGCCCGGTCTCTCCGGGACTGTCGCGACCCAAATCTCCCGTGCAGGTAAACAAGTGGGACGGCGGGTACGAGGTACGAAGAAGCGTTCcaatagggctgggcgatatgggcCGAAATTCACATCCCGCTATAAACGGCCTCCCTTTTAAGGTAACGCTACGTATTTataaataatcatttataaATCATTTGCTTACTGGTATTTGTAGTCCTTTAGAGAATCGatatggattttaaaaaagtaaactatCAAAGAATTGATTTTAGAtaacaacatttattgtgcaaatctTCAATCCAAATGAAAAGTCAGCGATGTGCAAACAAATAATATTCGGGCTCGACGCTAACTTTTGCACGAGTAGCACAGGTGCGACCAACGGAAAACGGTTTTGGTCGCACCTTTTTTGGGGCGATACGGCTTGACCGTATCTGCTCACGTATGCTTACTTGGCGTATTTTCAGATGACGTAAAGAATGAGGGGGTCTGAGTTTGAAATGTCCGACGGTATTTGAATGCACCTGCAGTTTGGCTCGCCGAAAGCTGTCATTTGTTGACGCTCCCGTTAGTGGCGAGTTGCGGGCAGACTTGCGTCGCATATTACGATGGCAGACTCATTAACAGACCAATTCACTTTCTGAGCGTCCTCAACCGTCAATTGAATATCCTTTTGAGTTGGCGTCGGTGGAAGTCGGCAGCCAGAACGCAGATACGATGACGTCATCGACATGCGCTGTGCGGTGATGTCATCAATGTGCGCCACCGCAATCTCTACCTTATATTGCTGATAGGGTTCGTATCGCTCAGCCCTCCGTTCCAATTTGTAAACGCTTTCAAGCGAGCGAAGCCAAGCAGCGATTTGAACGCAGCCAATGATGAgccgttagcatgctagcagaCGCGGACGGGCTCCATTTGTGCTTTAATGTTCTGTGGCTGTTCTTCTTTGCTGCACGTCATCTCTGGGATGGTGAGTCAACATGtcgcacacgtgtgtgtgtgtgtgtgtgcgtgcgtgtgtgtgcgtgtgtgtgtgtgtgtgtgtgtgtgttgctagaGCATGCGGCATGAGCAACAAAGACGTCTGCAAATCTACAAATCTGGTTCTCATTTTCTTGGTCCACTCGTGCAGATGGCGAGTGAGCGTCGAGATGTCGCTGTTCCGCGCTCATCTTTCACCAAACTTTGTTTTGTCGCCATTTTGTAAAAACATCCGTTTGAGCCGAAAACAAGCCGCTTGTGAttgcactgcaaaaaggacagtcggaaaattgtgaagaaaaaaaatagtaaaataagaaaatgatgacttcaaataagcaaaattacattttacttacaaaataagaaaataatagtcGGCACAGCAgccttgaaaatagtatttttagactaagaACAAGTCATATCAACTTTTTTCAATCTGTAATATATCGAACTATTTTCTTCAAATACATGCatgttcattttttacagttggCCATTTTAGCCTGCGCGTCAAGCAGGGACAGGACGCGTTCCATTCTTATTGTCTTTGAAAAGACCCAGCCAGGGGTCGAACCCGCAACTTTCCATTCTGAGTACACTCTACCATTGCTGCAGTCTACTGAGCAGGTGGTGCATTCACACGCAAGAGGAAAAAGGAGCTTTGTAAATATGGCCAAACAAACCACAAACTGATTTTTACAGGAAAAATAAAGAGCTacattgcacttttgtctgattgttttcagacttgtattttttctgaaaacgcgAAAATTCATCTCATGAAAGTCCAGTTCAGGGTCTTTGATGTTGCTTCGTTGTCATCTTCAAGTgtggaaaatgcttgttttaagcctcacagtacttcAAACTAGCCGTTTACACGCAATGCCAACattgcttgatcaaataaaatcatTAGGAAATCTTCAAATAAGCACAATCATCTTGTCTGTCAAATTTCACTTGAAGTAAAAGTAACTCATTTAGGTTACATTAAAGAAACGACATCTTACTTAAGAtctagtttttttgcagcgtagatGTACGCCTCGCGTGGGCGGTCCCCGTGCCGCCTCATGTGGGCGGTCCTTGTGCCGCCTCACGTGGGCGGTCCCCGActtaagatttgtttttttgcagcgtagatGTACGCCTCGCATGGGTGGTCCCCGTGCCGCCTCAGTTGGGCTTTCCTTGTGCCGCCTCACGTGGgcggtccacgacttaagatttgtttttttgcagcgtagatGTACGCCTCGTGTGGGCGGTCCCCGActtaagatttgtttttttgcagcgtagatGTACGCCTGtttcaacacattttcatgCTTTGCATCTGAGGACGTGAGCAGGACGACCTCGATGACCTCATGCTGATTTCAGCCGAGGACAGGAAGACAAATATTGATGATCGATTGCGAGATTGCCGACGGAATTTTGGTGGGAATCAGACTTGTAGAGCAAATGAGTCGTGTTTTTGTGGCGTTGCGTCcccccatcatcatcatcatcatcatcatcatcatttgcaGCAGTCCAATGTCCTTCAACGTCTCCCAgtcattcttcttttttccgCCCACGTTGTCCTTTCCTGTTCAAAGTGCGGCAACTTCCAGGTCAAGCTCATTTGTGACGAGGGACCCAAACCCGACGAAAATCAGTTTCTTTGAAACTATTTGATCATTTCAATTTACGATTGAAATGCTTTTCTATCTTTTCAACCTCATTTGATAACATCAGAAATCGACCCTAAGTGATGCAcccatatgttgtttttttcatggccGATAACGATTATTCGTAGTCAAGGGGGCCGATAAGCGATATTTCGAGCCGATCTTCATTTGCAGTCAAAGAGAAaatcaaaagttaaaaaagtAAAGTGAAAAGTCCCATAAATGCAAAGTTCTTTGTCTACCGCTGAGCGACAAACGCATGCGAATGCGGCCCATGTGGGGTCCGCGTCAGGGTCCATAAAAGGTTCCGATAGACCTTCACAGACAACAACATTTCAAATGTCTTTGTGACAATACAGACTGTCAACATCTTACGCAACCTGACGGAAACGCACCATTTGCTAGCATTCGCCGCTTAGCAAGATGGCGTCCGCTTTATCCGTCTTGAGATTCACAAAAAGGCCGATGCTTATCAAAATGGCAAATATCGAACCGATGATTTGATTTGGGAGTTGATGGTTGGCAGCCTGTCGAAACATCCACGACGACTTTCTATTTCCTGACTCGGCCGATCGTTTGGCTCGACGCTCGATACGCGGATGCTACGTGAGCCTTCTCAACGGCGCGTTGCTAAGCCAGGACGCTCAAAGACGCATTTTCTCTATTTGAGTGgcagaaaaagcacaaaaaccGCCGCCGAACAAACATTGGACTCGGGTAGGTTAGGTTGCATACGATGTGCAAATTGGCATACGGTTACGACGAGGGAACTGCGGGAACCTTtcgcaggttaaaaaaaaaaaaaaaaaaagcagcagacATTTTGGCATTCGCATCATGTCAAGCTCATTCAAATGAACAAGTTGCAACTTCATTTTGCTGCCGATTGATGGCAACGCCGACCCCCCCAATATGGCTGCCGATTGCGTACGTGGGTTCGCCGAGCGAGCGAAGCGCGCTGGCAAATGGGGCCGATGCCACGGACTtgcgggtttcacacatcagcgccgtttgtggccgcgttccaacactcgcgaCTCCACCCCCGTCTCAGCTTTCCGAAGCGCTTCGGACAACCGAGACGGACGGACGCGTGACACGCTCGCACCCGGCAACGAGGAGCACAAAGACGGAAGCGCAAGTACCGagacacgtcgcaaaccggaatcGGAAACTCAGGTGATGTGGGAAACCCGCAAGTcgaaagtcccgcctcctccgtggcatatagccCATAGCATTAGCCACCGTATTCCTAACTCCCATGATCCTTTGCGGGAATGACTCGCGGTACTTGCCAACGTGGCGTTTCATTCGCCGGCGAACTGCTTGCGCGAGCGAGTCCACTTTGGATGACAGACGTAAACAATGTGGGGACGCCAGACGGCTCACAGCTCAGGACAGGTTCCAAACCCCAAACCTCGCCGCCGCCATTTTCCGGGAAAGCCAAACTTGCTGCGATTGCGTCCACACAAGATGAAGAACGGCAAACGCTGACTAACGCATGTGGCTGCTTGTCAGATGAAAAAGGGGCCGCCAGTGCCGCCGCCCCCCAAAGTCACGCCTTCCAAGGAGGTGGCGGAGGAGCAAATCATCGACCTGTTTGGAGGAGACTTTTTGCCAGCGCCGTCGCCATCGCAGGTCTGTCAGCATTTTGCCGGCAATCAGCTGCTTTTGCTTTGCTCGCTAACCGCCTGCTGTGCCGGCAGCCCAACGAGCGGCCGGGAGAATCTCTTCTTGATCTGGATTTCGACGCCTTCCAGCCCGATGAGACTGTGTCGCCGCTACCGCAGGTTCTTTCCttacacgcgcacgcacacaatgTGTGGAATGTCTTTTGGACTCAATCGGAACGTGGTCCCAACTTGAAgcccctttctttcttttttcccgagCAGACTGCTGTGCCTTGGGATACGTGGTCGGTGAGTACATTTGGGTTTGCTGCGTTTGATTTGCCGGCGAAGTGATGCGTGCGTACGTCAACTGTGTCCTGCTCCTCCCCTTTAGGCTCAGCCGGCCCAGACTGTAAGTTCTGTACACACCTGATGCACGCCGCATGGCGACACATCGTTTGAGCGccaacaaaataatacaaacatgcGAGCAGACTGACTTGATTTCATTGTCTTGCGTTTGCTCAGGATTCAGAAAGCGGCTTTGTCGCCGACTGGTCGGCCGATTTTGCTTCAGCGGCAACCAACGGGGAGGCTGCCGCGGGGGAGGCTGCCGCGGGGGAGGCTGCCGCGGGAGAGGCTGCCGCGGGGGAGGCTGCCGCGGGGGCGGAGGGAGCGGATGGGGGTGATCGTGGAGATGAAGCCACGCCTCCTCCTGCTCCCGAGGACAGCGAGGCGGCAGACGATGAGGTTAGCGGCCGAGATCAACCATCACAAAGCGAGCCCGACCTTCTGTATGGCGCCGCCGATCAATTGGAAAAAGGGCAGGCGGAGTCGGAGGCAGGTCGCCGCAAATCCACCCCCGGCCTCATCTTTACCAACGAGTTTGGCGAACGGATTGAGGACGGGTCCGAGCGCGCCAAAGACAAGCGGCCCGGCTCTCCCGACGGCTCGGGTTCCGAATACGAAAGCGCCGAAGAATGGGGCGGGGCCTGTGCCGGCGCAGCGGCCCAACATTCACCTGACCGTCGTCCTGATGCTGAAAAAGGACAAAGTGTGACAGCAGATGTCATGCCCGCAGATGCGGCGCCGCCCGGGATGGAAACCGCGGAAGCAGGTGCGTCCGACCCGTTGCAAGCAGTTGCCTTGGATTCTGATCCGTTTGCGGCAACACAggaaggaggacgaggagggtTTGCTTCACCTCCTTTTGCTGAAATgcgaggaggaggaacctttgaTTCGGATCCTTTTGCCCACATACAGAAAGGAAGAGGGTTCGGTTCTGATCCTTTTGCAGAATCCCAGGAGGGAGAAGGAACCTTTGATTCGGATCCTTTCGCCGACCTACAAGGAGGAGGCGCCTTTGATTCGGACCCTTTTGCCGAATCACGGGAAGGAGGAGCGTTGAATTCAGATCCTTTTGCCGACCTACAGGGAGGAGGCGGCGCCTTTGATTCGGACCCTTTTGCCGAAGCACCGGGGGGAGGTGCCTTTAGTTCCGATCCTTTTGCCCAAAACCGGCACGGAGATTCATTCGATGGCGTCGATCCTTTGAAGTCAGGAGCCAGTTTGGAGGACGCGGGTTCGGGGGTCTCTGGAGACGTCGGCAGCAGCTGGGACCCGTTTGCAAACGGTCTTTGTGCCGCTTCTGCAGATGGCATGGCGAAGCGTGACGTGTGGTCTGCCACGAGCGGCCGCTCGGACCCTCCAGATGAACACGGATGTTCGAGGACGCAAGGTGCAAATGCTCCCGAAGTGCGCAAGGAAGCCGGAAGttgccaagaagaagaagagcccACAAAGCTGCTACTTGGAAAACGGTACCACAAAGATGTAGCGGAAGGAAAGGACGAGGTACACGGTCCCGTTTGTAGCGTGCTCGTTTGCCGGCAAGTAGACGGCAGTTGAGATTTGAAAGCTCCTGCCGAGCCTAACCTCCGCTTTCCTTCCCCTCGCCACTTCCCGTCTTTGTCAAGCATGCGATTGCGGATTTAGCACTTCCGACTTCAAGCGGCAATCGGACCGGCTGACAAATTCCATCCATCGATTGACGGATCTGTCAGTCGGTCCTCGCGCACAACCATCCTTTCCCTGCAGCTCCGTAGTGACCTTCCCCGTGCTCgttctttgtctttgttttcttGATAGCCATTCGAGGTTCTTCTTGTCTCCTTTTAAACATGCATTCTGAAGGATACCGCCGGCCCGACCTTCTTTGCCGATTTCGATCAAATGGTGAGTCGACGTTTGCTCATTTTCAGTGTCTCGCTTGCCATCACATTTCGAGAATTGAATTTGGTGTCTGCCTTGGGAACAAGAAGGAAGTCGAACCTGGATCGGCTGAGACTTCCGAGATGCCGGATGCTGGTGAAGAAATGCCTCAGGCTTCGCTGGCTGCTGAGGAAGAACCCTCGCCGGCGCCCCCTGCAGCTGAAGCAAATGCAGCCGCAGAAAGTTGTGCTCCTCCTCTGGAAGAAAATCCCGCTGTGAGTTCAACAACACTTTTCATTCTCACCTTCAACTTCAAAATAGTTGATCACAACTTAGCCGGCCTATTCAGGCGTGCGAGAGTCAAGTCCAATCtgggattcaggaggagcaatTGTGGTTTTGGTCCCGGCCGTGGACCCGTGCGCCAGCGCGacaccctcggcaggatccTCCAGAGTGCGTGGGAGTCCGCCCAACCGGTCTACATGcgttttgtggacttggagaaggcgtccGACCGCGTCCTTttgggagtcctgtggggggggggcttcggTTGTATGGGGTACAAAAGCCCCCTGATGTGGGCTGTTTGGAGTTTGGTCCACGTCCAAGTGGGATTggttcccagtgagggttggactccaccaaggttgtcaccaattctgttcataacttctatggacagaatttctaggtgtTGCGGGGGTCAGGGTTAGGGGTCAGAGGTTAAGCCGTCACCGTTAATGTCCGCCAATAAAGTATTGTAGCGTTGCGCTTTGCTTTCCTTGCAAGCAAAACAACAAGGAGTGCCATCGGTCCACTTTTGGCTTTCAGGAAGGCGCAAACTTGCGTGTCCTTTGCAGGAAAGCATGGCCATCCCGTCCGTGGTGATCGAACCCGCCTCCAGCAATGAAGGCGACGACGACCGCGACGCCGACATCGTCTCGCCGGCCGCCGTCAGCGACAACTGCGTGGCGGACGACATCGCTCCGGTCAAAGTTGCCGGTTGGGCTCCGGCGGGGCTCCCCGACCACTTCCTCTACAAGGTCAGACCTTTTCCTTTTTGGACCCGGGTCTGCAAAATCCAGCCAAAGACTGCATGAAAGGGCTGCAAATTGCGCAGGTGGAGACCATGCACGATTTTGAGGCAGCCAACAGCGACGAGCTGGACCTGAAGCAAGGGGACGTGGTCTTGGTGGTCCCCACCGCGTCGCTGGAGGACCAGGTGAGTCGCCGGCCGCGGCGGAGCGCCGGCGGGTTCAAGACGCGTGCTTGTCTGCCGCTGCAGGACGCCGGCTGGCTGACGGGATTCAAGCAAAGCGACTGGACCATGCGGGGAGCGGCGGCGCAAAAGGGGCTTTTCCCGCAAAACTTCACTCAGCGTTTGGACTGACAACTTTTCTGGCCCGCATGCCGACGAGGTCTTGGGAAACCCACGCCAGGATCAAACGCAACCCTGTCGTCGACGCCCAGATTCCCCCTCGCTACCGTTTCAAGGCGGCGggcttgtgtgtgcatgttccCGTGTCACGTGGTCTACAAGTCCTTAACGTAATAAGCCcaaacccatttcaaaaaaatagaTGTCGTAGCCTCATAACGTAACGGATGTCATAAAAGTTGTGACGCGAGCACATTATTGGCCGATTATTGCTAAACCAATCGTTTTTGAATCACTTCTTGTTACGGATGCACCGAACGGAATTTTTggggccgaaaccgaaaatgagaaatgcttgacCAAAAACGCCCCAAAAAATAGGCCAATTTTTCTTTCGTTGCATTTCTTagaattaattgcaattatgatattataaaatatttatttagcatttgAACAAAGCAAATATCAATTGACACGTCGGCTAATTAAACAGCAAAGGCAGGCTGAGCATTTTGTGgaggtgcgattgcactttatagtccaTGTGGCTGGCACGGGCGGGCACAGACGCGTGTGGTGCGAATGACGCGTTTGGAGCGGGACACAGTGCGGCGCACATTCACATACTGACCAACATTTGAAAAGAAATCCATGAATGCATTTCTTTGCAGCAGCCGATCCGCTTCTGCAAAAGTCACACTCGGCATCGTGCGCGGGTCTGCAGACACCCGCAGATCGCAACAACAGTGCTAGCATGAGCTAAAGGATTTAGCACGGCCAGCGAAATGCCAGCGAAGAAGTGGAAGCGCTGGAGGGGCtggaatggaagaaaaaaaatgaaagcgccGCAGGAGAAAGAGTGTCTCATGTCTTTTTTTCGAGCCGCTGAAATGCTGTGCAGTAGTTTAGCAAGCGACGCTCGCTGGTGTGCGGAATGAAGCGCTTGCGATTGACAGATGCAAATTCAGTGACGGGGAAACGCCAGCGAGTAGCGAGGCGGGCGGGCAGGCAGGCAgccccccccgtccccccccccccattcggtctttaattcaaacagacgctttaTTACATGTTGTTTTCTGGATTGCGTCACCACAATATCCGAATTCGGCCAAATGCCGAAAATTCGGTGCATCACAACTTGTTGTTTTTGGATGAAATGTTTCAATGTTGGAGTCTCTCGCCGTCCATTTGTCCGTATTTGCCTCAACGGTTGGCCGGATCTCTCGTCCGTCCGTTTGTCTGCTGCTGCTTAAAATGAACTGGAAGcgcatttacaaacaaacacaacattatgtTGTGAGTGATGAGCGTGTGTGAAGGTGTGCGTCCCACAGAGTAGACAACAATCGTGTTAAAAAGGCTTTCATGCTAACACCAGGCGCCAAATCCACCGAGTGCAAAAAAGTATCTTAAGtaaaacacagagttaagaGTTAGTTTAAAGCCAGCTCATTGTTGACGAGCAGCAGGTGCGCCGGTTCTGCTCACCGCCGTTGTCATGGCGACTAGAAACAAAAACAGGCGTCAAACTGTCACGTGTAAGTCAAGGTTGTGGGTTCGGGACTTTGATGACGTTACGGCTTGTTACTACGTGATCGGCGGCTCTAAAGCCAATGTTGTCACCCCAAAGTATGTTTAGGACTTTTCTGGCCGCCATTGATGTGATGTCCCGGATGACGTCGAGTTGTGCTGCTGTgctcattttttgtttgttggtcaGTGCAACAAGTTGTGACCTTTCATGTCGTCGTTTGCAAACTTCGATTGCTCTTCAAACAATGTCGTCCTCCTTTTAACATGCTCATGTAATAGAGACGAAAGAAATTGCATTTGGAACCTTCAGCTGACGTGTCGGGAGAAACGTCACGCGAGACCACGACTGCATGCGAGACGGATGAAGAGGATTGCTTGCAAAGGCCGAGATGAAAACGGGATCGTGTCGTTGTCTGTATTTGATTGTCTCGTCACAGTAAAAAGTTTGACACAAGGTTGCCCTTGTCACAGTTGGCTTCCATTTTCCCGTTAGGATCGAAACCTGATGTTGTCCATCGATTGTTCTTCAAATCACAAACAATGCAAAGTACGAACAAAAGAGGTCACATTTACCTTCAAAAACAAATTGGGAACGTCAGACATGACAAAAAGGACCCTCAATTCAAAGTCATTTTCTAATCAACACATGACCTAacctccctccatccctccctccatccctcccttCATCCCTCCCTgcatccctccctccatccctccctccatccctgCATCCCTCCcccatccctccctccatccctccctccatccctccctccatccctgcatccctccctccatccctccctccatccctgcatccctccctccatccctccccccatccctccctccctccctccctccatccctccctccatccctccccccatccctccctccctccctccctccatccctccttGCGAGGGCAGCAGCGTTAACAGGGAAGTCAagacttccttctccccagccacttcaatcagctccaggccagctgagaggcAGGCCCCTCCCTGGGCGTGTCCCGGGTGGTCTCCGGGGCTAATTTCTTTAGCAGGTTCCACAGTTCAAATCTTATCCCTAAGTCCACTTCCAAGAACTAACAACAAGGTTGCAAACTGGGCACAATCAGCTAACAAAATTGAGCAACTATCTTTTAACAATGCAACCAGCATGTTGAATCCCCCTGTTTAAGAAACAGACATGAGCAGTCATTTGCCTGAACTGTAAGCAGTTAAGATAATGCAAACAATCCTGGATGGTGCGCTAAAAGAGATGTGACATCTTGTAAAAGTCATGTACGGCACAGTTCTCGTtcgtcatgtttgttttgaaggtattatttgatcactacattaagtgtaatctttgcgtgttgaaaataattggataagagatctgatgaagaagccttctttgcaaagagtttattttagaagcttctaaaagacacaagagaaaatgcttacattcaaaaattgatgttaagcctcgagtgtgtccatatgaaaaacacgcagtcgctttatagatgaaaaaagcaaactcctcctctgaggctggacaaagggttagtaattataataggcagacaagtgatttactgacatgtttactccagttcaccgtccaagccggaaatacatgattagacaggtaatgccatgagACCTCGACTCCCTCAGCCCAACAGTGTTATCTCcttgagaacttgagaacttgactcccatcacATTCCTTTCTCACcagctggcagggagtgaaaaagttccaatatacttcacaacaacatcatcacagttatattcattacaatacacagttatatgtccaatatatgtttagaagtaaattcataaacagtaaaaatatcaattgaaaatgttaaatgtcttcagcttCCAGGCAAGACTGCACTCAGACGGGCCACGTACTTGGCCATCCCGATCGAAGGGACAACGCGGGACATGCTGGACATGCAAGCACCTTTCCACTCTTGCCTTCACACTCATCCGCATGCTGACCCACTTGGCCATGTTGATCGGCGCCTCCGGCCACTCGCAGGTGTCGTCCCTCGTGCTTTGGAGAAGATGAGCTTTATGATGGACGTCTGTCTCACAATGACAGAATATGGCTTCCATCATAAAAGCTGGAGTCGCTGAGCCGGCCGGGTTCGTTTCTGCTGGCTCATCTGAAGAAAGACAAGGAGCATCTTGGTCGATGTCTGGGCAAAGTGAAAGATATTATCACGTTTTTAATACCTCATTTcatatagggttagggttaggggttaggttaTGGCATAAGGGTTAACTCCCGGGTATTTCCCGCCTCATCAAATTGACTGGACGGTTGTCAAAATACCAGGGCAAGGCACGGGCCGGCGCTCGTTATTGCAGCAACTCTTATGCTTATGTCTCtcacctctgtttaataaaaatcttaatatcataaaaaatcctcatataataaaaaatgtgtctgacctTTACTAACCCTGTACACTCCATAAGAGTTTCTTTTTGAGATACTTGGCCACTAATCAAGCAAAAAGGTATCAAGGCTAAGATCTGCTTTCAATAACCCACTCcgagggttgggtttagggtttggacCAAGGTAGGGTTTATATAGGGCCCcaaatggttggggttagggttaggggttggggttggggttagggcacCCTTCcaagaatatatagtaattcaactggtcaactggttgaggttaggactttgtaccggggtgggttaacaccatatttgaaacgggttgaggttagggcaaccttcccagaataTATAGGAagtaaactggttgaggttaggactttgtaccggggtgggttaacaccatacttggaaccggttgaggttagggccaCCTTcctagaatatgtagtaattcaactggttgaggttaggactttgtaccggggtgggttaacgcCATATTTGAAACGGGCTGAGGTTTTCTTTACATATCAAGTAAGCAATGGCTTCAGTTATAGCCATCGCACGCTCAGAGAGGACCCCCTAAATAAGAAGCCAAACTTTTCTCATCCTGATGTCCGACGAGGAACACGACCGGGAGGCGGCGGTACACTTGTTAACGACGCGGTGCATCCTTTTTAAGTGGGTCTGCATGTTTGTCGGACGTCTTGCCAAGCTTTCCGTCTTTTTTGGCGAATCCCTAGTGTTTCCAAACATATGATTTAAGCGTCGCACGTGCATTACATATTTCATCCTCCTCGCTGCTGCTCGCTCGGACGTCCGTGATGTTTTGCTAGCTTACTGTGTGGGTGCCTCACGGCTTCCGCATGGTGCATTCATGCGCCCTGGGATTTTGGGGAACAGCAGATGGGATGACGTTTCCAATGAATAAAACGGCGCTTGCGTCCAATTTTACCAATACCCGCCAACGCATCAAGAGGAATCTACATTTCACACGTCAATTGCATCGAAACCCAGTGAATAAGCCGATGCACTCGCATCGTGCATGTGCGCATCGATGCATCCATTCATATCGATTATTTTCAACATCCCTACTTTGCAGTAGTTGGACGTCATGAAAAAGTCCACAAGTTTTCCGCACGAAGTTTCCAAGTCGTCATCCGCACTCTCAGGCGTGTGCGTGTTATTGGCACGTTAATACAGTAtcacgtgtgtttgtgtgtcaatGAGCCAGAAGAACAACTCGGactgtatttacatttgtgtgaTGGCAGGCAACAAAGGTAAGCTACTTTCATCGAATATCCCTTTTTGAGTGAATGCATGTTGATATGATTTAtgcccttcattcatttgaacGTGTGCGCGTGTTCGTGCGTGCAGGCCTCACGTTGCGGGAGGCGAGTGACGTCACAGCAAGCGCACTCTTCAACGCAACCATCGCCGAAGGGCCGCTCAAAGGTTTGCAAATACCTCAAACAATATTGCATGCAAGTTCATGTTTCTGTGACCCGGATGAAATCAAACCTGATAAGTCAGGTGGCA is a window of Vanacampus margaritifer isolate UIUO_Vmar chromosome 2, RoL_Vmar_1.0, whole genome shotgun sequence DNA encoding:
- the amph gene encoding amphiphysin isoform X3, whose product is MADIKTGIFAKNVQKRLNRAQEKVLQKLGKADETKDEQFEQVVVNFRRQECEGSRLQREMKAYMAAIKGMQQASINLTQSLHEVYEPDWHGRDDVMTIGKDCDAMWENFHNKLVDSTLLNLDAYLLQFPELKNRVAKRSRKLIDYDSARHHVETLQTSGMKNDRKMLKADEELRKAQRVFDELNVGLQDELPSLWDSRVGFYIGTFKSVTSLEARFHREISLVCKQLYEVMMQLSEQHADKMFTIQGAPSDSGPLRLARTPSPPEDESPPESPDAASNHTLRPVSPGLSRPKSPVQGPPVPPPPKVTPSKEVAEEQIIDLFGGDFLPAPSPSQPNERPGESLLDLDFDAFQPDETVSPLPQTAVPWDTWSAQPAQTDSESGFVADWSADFASAATNGEAAAGEAAAGEAAAGEAAAGEAAAGAEGADGGDRGDEATPPPAPEDSEAADDEVSGRDQPSQSEPDLLYGAADQLEKGQAESEAGRRKSTPGLIFTNEFGERIEDGSERAKDKRPGSPDGSGSEYESAEEWGGACAGAAAQHSPDRRPDAEKGQSVTADVMPADAAPPGMETAEAGASDPLQAVALDSDPFAATQEGGRGGFASPPFAEMRGGGTFDSDPFAHIQKGRGFGSDPFAESQEGEGTFDSDPFADLQGGGAFDSDPFAESREGGALNSDPFADLQGGGGAFDSDPFAEAPGGGAFSSDPFAQNRHGDSFDGVDPLKSGASLEDAGSGVSGDVGSSWDPFANGLCAASADGMAKRDVWSATSGRSDPPDEHGCSRTQGANAPEVRKEAGSCQEEEEPTKLLLGKRYHKDVAEGKDEDTAGPTFFADFDQMKEVEPGSAETSEMPDAGEEMPQASLAAEEEPSPAPPAAEANAAAESCAPPLEENPAESMAIPSVVIEPASSNEGDDDRDADIVSPAAVSDNCVADDIAPVKVAGWAPAGLPDHFLYKVETMHDFEAANSDELDLKQGDVVLVVPTASLEDQDAGWLTGFKQSDWTMRGAAAQKGLFPQNFTQRLD
- the amph gene encoding amphiphysin isoform X1, which gives rise to MADIKTGIFAKNVQKRLNRAQEKVLQKLGKADETKDEQFEQVVVNFRRQECEGSRLQREMKAYMAAIKGMQQASINLTQSLHEVYEPDWHGRDDVMTIGKDCDAMWENFHNKLVDSTLLNLDAYLLQFPELKNRVAKRSRKLIDYDSARHHVETLQTSGMKNDRKMLKADEELRKAQRVFDELNVGLQDELPSLWDSRVGFYIGTFKSVTSLEARFHREISLVCKQLYEVMMQLSEQHADKMFTIQGAPSDSGPLRLARTPSPPEDESPPESPDAASNHTLRPVSPGLSRPKSPVQMKKGPPVPPPPKVTPSKEVAEEQIIDLFGGDFLPAPSPSQPNERPGESLLDLDFDAFQPDETVSPLPQTAVPWDTWSAQPAQTDSESGFVADWSADFASAATNGEAAAGEAAAGEAAAGEAAAGEAAAGAEGADGGDRGDEATPPPAPEDSEAADDEVSGRDQPSQSEPDLLYGAADQLEKGQAESEAGRRKSTPGLIFTNEFGERIEDGSERAKDKRPGSPDGSGSEYESAEEWGGACAGAAAQHSPDRRPDAEKGQSVTADVMPADAAPPGMETAEAGASDPLQAVALDSDPFAATQEGGRGGFASPPFAEMRGGGTFDSDPFAHIQKGRGFGSDPFAESQEGEGTFDSDPFADLQGGGAFDSDPFAESREGGALNSDPFADLQGGGGAFDSDPFAEAPGGGAFSSDPFAQNRHGDSFDGVDPLKSGASLEDAGSGVSGDVGSSWDPFANGLCAASADGMAKRDVWSATSGRSDPPDEHGCSRTQGANAPEVRKEAGSCQEEEEPTKLLLGKRYHKDVAEGKDEDTAGPTFFADFDQMKEVEPGSAETSEMPDAGEEMPQASLAAEEEPSPAPPAAEANAAAESCAPPLEENPAESMAIPSVVIEPASSNEGDDDRDADIVSPAAVSDNCVADDIAPVKVAGWAPAGLPDHFLYKVETMHDFEAANSDELDLKQGDVVLVVPTASLEDQDAGWLTGFKQSDWTMRGAAAQKGLFPQNFTQRLD